TTTTTATAAATTATTTAACAAAAGCACATATTCATCCTTAAACGGCTATGGTATATTTTATGGGGATTTAGAACTGTCCGTGAAGGAGAGACCTGGTCATGATGAAGATGCTCGATCAGGGAATGTCGTTCGCTCGTCGGTGGAGTCGTCGAATTGAACGGGCTTCGAGGCTGCCATGGAAGGCCAAGGCGCTGGTGCTCATATCGTATGTGCTCATGGGGCTAGTGCGCTTGTGCATTCTGGTCATTCCCTTCAAATATATGGCCCCCTGCTTGGGGCGTAAGAACGGCAGCACCTCGCTAGAGGTGCCGAAGCCGATGCTCGCGCGTGCAGCGCGAATTGGTTGGATTGTGGAGACAACGAGTCGCTTCACCCCTTGGGAAAGCAAGTGCCTCGTTCGAGCAATTACCGCACAGCTTCTGTTGAGACTCGTCCGTACACCGAGCACACTGTATCTGGGTATGGCTAAGGATCAGTCCGAGAAGCTCATCGCCCATGCTTGGCTAAGATGCGGGGAGCACATATTAACGGGTGCAAGCGAGGCGGACAACTTCGTGAAGGTGGCCCAGTTTGCCAGCCTGCTGCATAGAGAGACTGCTGTCATCATAGATCGGAGGTAGCAACATTGGGAGCGATATGCGGAATATATCAAGCGTCGGAGGATGACGGGAAGCTTAAGCTCTTGGGCTCACGCATGCTGGAGCAGCTACGGCACTATCCATTCGCCGACGTTCAAGGGGTGGTGGAAGCTGCGGTCTATCTCGGCTGCGGTTTATCCCGGCATACGCCGGAGTCGCAGCATGAGCGATTGCCCCGCACGTGCCGCAATGACAGATATGTTATAACGGCTGATGCCATCGTAGATAACCGTGAGGAGCTACTGCGAGCGTTTGACATTGCGTTGGCTGAATGGCCTGTTGTTACGGACAGCGAGCTGCTTCTGCGAGCCTTTGAGCGCTGGGGCTACGATTGTCCGAAGCATGTGCTTGGCGATTATGCCTTTGCAATCTGGGATAAAATGAAGCGTGAGCTGTATGTAGCTAGAGACGCGCTTGGCTCGAGAACGCTTTATTACAGCGTGAATTCGCATAGCTTCGCATTCTGCACACTGGAGAAGCCGCTGCTAGGGGTGCTTGGCGATGAGCCCCGGTTGCATGAGAAGTGGCTAGCTGATTTTTTGGCGATCGATGGCATACAGCATGAGATAGATTTCGAAGAGACGGTGTATGAAGGGATATACCAGCTCCCTCCTGCCAGCTACGGCGTATGGGATGGTCAATCGTTTCGTCGTCAGCAGCACTGGGACCCGCTGCAATCCAGCAAGCCGATCCGATATGAGTCGGACGAGGCGTATGTGGAGGCGTTCAACCGCATATTCGCTGAGGCAGTGGCGTGCAGACTGAGAAGTGTCCAGGAGACGGGCATTCTGCTGAGCGGAGGTATGGATTCGGGCTCGATCGCATGTGTCGCTGCGTCGCAGCTGGAGGGGACAGGCCGCAAGCTGTCGGCATTCTGCTCCGTTCCGGTCAACGGCTTCAAGGATGGGGAGGATCGACGGTATATTTTCAACGAGCGGGCTGAGGTGGAGGCGATTGTTGCGGCCTATCCGAACATTGAGGTGAGCTATTGCAGCTTCGAGGAGAAATCTGCCCTGTCGGACATCGAGACGCTGGTCGACGTGTTCGAGCAGCCGTATAAGGTGTATCAGAACATGACGTGGTATCACTCGATACTGGACATGGCATCCAAGCGCAATTGCAGCATCATGCTGACCGGTCAGGTAGGCAACAGTACGATCTCTTACGGAGACTTCAGAGTGCACCTGCTGACATTGTTCCGTCAAGGAAGGTACATCAGCTGCATGCAGGAATGTATCGCGCTCAGCCGTCTCTTGAAGGTGCCTGTTCGCAAAGTGCTGAAGCTGGCGGCCAGAGTGGTCACGCCCTATCGTCTACGACGTTGGCGAGACCGGAGGCGCAATCCGGTATTCGATCGATATCGCCATGTCATTGTCCACCCTAAGCTTATAGAACGATGGGACATCGGACGCAGGCTCGATGCGATCGAGGCTAATGTGCTGACGGGTAAGTTCCTTGATTATGAGGAGGATCGTGTGATGCGGGCAGGCATGATGCCGCTTGCGCACATCGGAGCAGTAGAGACGAAGCTGTCCATCGCTAATAACATTACGCTTCGTGACCCATCCCGCGACCGGCGCGTGGTCGAGTTCTGCTTAAATATTCCTTCCGAGCAATTCGTTAGCATGGGTAACGAGAGGTATTTGCTTCGCCGGGCGATGAAGGGGATTCTGCCTGAGCCAATCCGAGCTAACATCTCAACAAGGGGCGTGCAGAGCGCCGATTGGAAGTATAGGCTCGAGTTACATCAAGAACGCCTGAGACAGGAGATGGACGAGGCGCTTGCTAATCAGGATCTTGCTCAGTATGTTGATGTTGATAAAATGAGGGGCGTACGCAAGCAGCTCGAGGGCACCATTAGCGAGCTTGACGAAGATGTACTGCGCATGTCGCTGATCACGATCATCGTCCATCGATTTCTCCGAGGCTTCGCCCGGAATGCAGAGCGAGAGGTGTAGCAACATGACGATAGAGCCTATGAAGTATCAATACAAGGCATTCGGATTGCAGCTGCAATCCGATCTCCAGCTGGATGGATTAATTCAAGTCGAAGGGGTACAGAACGCTGACGCTGTCATTCAGCTTGGCACAGTGCCTGTGTCATTCCCTGGACCGGAGCTGGAGAATGCGTACTATGCTGACGGTACAGGTGTATTCGCCTTCCGTGTGAAGGGGATTGGCAGCTTTCTCATCCGATCGGGGTCGGAGATTCTCGTGGAGCCGCATGGAGACATAGACCCGGCTGTGCTGGCGCTGTACGTTCTCGGCACATGTGCGGGAGCTCTTCTGCTGCAGAGAGGGCTCATCCCGATTCACGGTAGCGCCCTGTCACTTGAAGGCCGGGAATTCATCATCACGGGTCATTCTGGCGCAGGGAAATCGACGCTGACCGCCTCCTTCAATAAGCGGGGCTGCTCCTTCCTTGCAGATGACATCGCAGCACTGGAGGTTACAGGTACAAGTGCTTGGATTCAACCGGCGTTCCCGAAGCAGAAGCTGTGGCGGGACACAGCTATCCGAATATTCGGCGGTATTGAGACGCTGGAGCGCATCCCCGGCATACGGGATAAGTACCATGTGCCGATGACCGGGCCGTTCATCACGGAGAGCAGGAGACTGCGTGCGCTGTTCGAGCTGTCTGTCCATGATAAGGATGAGGTGGAGCTCGAGGAGGTTGCAGGGGCGCCTAAGCTGGCTCTCATTATGCATCATACGTTCCGCTTCGAGATGGTCGAGGCGCTCGGTATTCAGGCCGAGCACTTCAAGAAGTGTGCGAGCATCTCGACTGGCATACGTGTGTTCAGGCTGAAGCGTCCGCGCACAGGGTTTACGGTGGACCAGCAGATGGCAGCGATCAACCGTGTCATGGAGCAGTTCGAGTCATAGTTAAACGGCAATGAGGCTGACCGACGCAGATGTTCATCTGCTTCAGTCAGCCTCTGCTTATGTGTAGGGATGCCTATCATATCGCTGTCGATGTATTCGATTCATGCTCCCGGCCGATGCGTACATCGTCCTTCGCAAGCTCCATAAGGAGGCCGTCTTGAATACGGAATATACGATCACAGATATCGATTACCGACATGCGGTGAGTAATGGCAATGCACGTCTTATGTGGAGACATACGCTTAATGCTGTGCAGCACGTCCCACTCCGTATCCAGGTCAAGCGCAGAGGTCGCTTCGTCGAGCAATAAGATGGGGGCCTCACGCACTAATGCGCGTGCGATGGCGATTCGCTGCGCTTGTCCCTCGGATAAGCCGGCACCACTCTCACCAACGACGGTCTGAAGACCGTCTGGCAGCTTCTCGATGAAGTCCCAAGCGCAGGCGCTGCGTGCAGCTACAACGATCTGCTCCTCCGTAGCACTAGGATGGCCAATACGAATATTGTCCGCAATGGTGCCGGAGAATAGCGTGTTGCCTTGGGGGACATAGGAGAAGCAGCTTCGTGTGTCCGAGGTGATCGGCGTCTTGTTCCCATTGGCCTCCACAATGGCCATCTGTCCCGACTTCGGAGCCAGCAGTGCGAGCATTAAGCGGAGCAAGGTCGTCTTGCCTTCACCGGAGCTGCCAATGATGGCGATCGTCTCCCCAGGCTTCACGGTCAGGTCGATGTCTGTCAGTATCGGCTTCTGTTCATCATAGGCGTAGCTTACACGCTCGAATGTGAGTGCAGGGAGTTGATCGATGCCGCTGAACGAATTGCCGCTCTTCTCGGCCTCAAGCTCCAGCTGCTCGAACTCGATGAGACGTTCAGCCGATGTGATCGTCGTGATGACATGCGGAAGCGAGCGTGCGAGACCTTCCATCGGACCTTGAATTTGCCCGACGAGCTGCAGGAATGCGGTGAACGTACCGAATGTGGTTGTGCCTGTCGACAGCTTGAAGGCGCCGAAGACGAAGGCGAGGAAGAAGCCGATTCGGTAGCCGATCCCGATGATAAGATTCGTTGTCATGTTGAACAGGTTGCGCTTGGCGACCCAGAATAGCTTAAGCCTCTGCGCTTCCTTCACCTGCTGCATGCTATAACGCTCATACTCGAACGTCTTCACCGTCATCAAGTGACGCACATTCTCCAGCAGTACCGAGCGATAGCCGCTCTCCGCCTTCTGGATCTGGTGCTGCATCTTCTTCAGTCTACGACCGATGAACCAGCTGAGCGCAATGGATACGGGTCCAAGGAAGAAGGCATAGAGAGCGAGCGAAGGATCGTAATACCACAGGGTTAGGAATGCGGTCACCAGCTGTACAGCAAGCGAAATGATCATCGGGAGCGTGCTGACCCATCCGTCCACGACATTCGTTACATCGCTCGTTAGCCGAGTCTGGATGTCCCCGTTGTGATACTTGTTCAGCGTGAACCATTCGATGCGATATAGCCGTTCCATGAACGACTTCTGCAGCTCGTGGGTCATCGTTTCCTTCAGCATACCGCCCTTATACGATAAATACGCCCCCAGACTAAGCTGCATAATGAGAAGGATGGCGAAAATGAGCACATAGAGCATGGCGGCCTTGAAGCTTTGAGCGACAGATAAGTCGATCATCTGCTTCGTGACGGCTGCGGTTGCGACATGGCTCACAGCCAATATGACTTGTATCGTAGTTAGTAGCAGCAGCGCCTTCCAGTTGTGACCGATGCGTCGCAGCAGCCAGCGATAGACGTGCCAATTAGACAATCGTTGCAAGTGCTGCAAGGGTCATACCTCCAACAGCCGCACTACTTCAACGAGATGGACGCTTCCTTCTCCAGGTAGGCAGCCATAGCCTGAAGGAGAGGGGCGCGCAAATCATTCGTCTTCAGTGCAAAGTCAAGTGTAGTCAGAATGTAGCCTAGACGCTCGCCGACATCATAGCGAGTGCCCTCGAAGTTATAAGCGAAGACGGACTCCGCTTCATTCAGCTTCTGGATCGCATCGGTCAGCTGAATCTCACCGCCTGCACCGATCTCTTGCCTCTCTAGATAATCGAAGATTTGCGGCGTAAATACGTAACGACCCATAATTGCAAGATTCGATGGCGCTGTACCGAGAGCAGGCTTCTCCACGAACTGCTTCACCTTGTACAGTCTGCCATTCTGCTCGGATGGATCGATGATGCCGTATCGGTTCGTCTCCTCATCGGCAACCTGCTGAACACCAATGACAGAGCGCTCTGTCGTCTCGTACTCATTAATCAACTGGCGCAAGCAAGGCACCGGACCGGTCACGATATCGTCGCCAAGCAGTACGCCGAACGGCTCATTGCCGATGAAGCGTCTTGCGCACCATACCGCGTGACCGAGACCCTTCGGCTCCTTCTGGCGAATGTAGTGGATATCAACGTTGGCGGAGCGCAGAACCTCCTCCAACAGCTTCAGCTTGCCGGATTCGAGCAGTCGTTCTTCGAGCTCGAAGGAGTTATCGAAGTGATCCTCGATCGCGCGCTTGCCCTTGCCTGTCACGATAATAATATCTTCAATGCCAGCTTCGATGGCCTCTTCCACAATATATTGAATGGTCGGTTTGTTTATGATCGGCAGCATTTCCTTCGGCATCGCCTTCGTAGCAGGCAGGAAGCGTGTTCCGAGGCCGGCGGCTGGAATAATTGCTTTTTTAACTTTTTTCATTTGGCTCCAGTCTCCTTATGATATAGATTCGTGTTCTTATTGGATAGAGACAAGGTTAATTTTGTTCAGCTGCAATAAGAAGGCGATCGTCTGCTCCGCGCAGGTAGCCTGATCGACCTCGTACTGCTCCATAAGCTTCTCGACGAGCTGCTCCAGCGTCAACGGCTGCTCCAGCAGCTGCCAGATGTCAGCGCTAACACGGCCGAGCGTATAATATTTACCGGTTTCAACGTGGAACATACCGATTTCACCGTCGAGGTCGGAGGTGAGGACTTCACCGTTGCGGGCAATTAGGCTGTGTAGCTCAATCGTTTTTTCCATACTCGTTCCCATCCCATCTAGATTTTCATTTTGTCAATAAAAAAAGAAATCTCAAATTTACTATGAAATTTGGGATTCCTTTTTTTATTGAATCTTACGAGAACGAGTAATACGTCGAATCCCCATCTACGTACGAAGCATCGATGTTAGGCGTGATGGATGAACCGTATTCCGTTTTAGCCAGCTCGAGGTCTTTAATTTCCGGAGCTTCCCATACTTTTTTAGTCATTGTATTCACCTCCTTGGTTGTAAAAATAGAGACTCGTTCTCCAACGTGTAGGGTGTCAAGCAGTTTGGAGGAATTAGGAGAAGGAGAAGAAGACATGCCCTTTGCCATCGGAACGAGTTGCGTCAACATGCTTGCTGATTGGGTGACCGTGTGCTGTGTCAAGAACGCTCAGCTCGTTGAGCTCTGGAGTAACCCATGCTTTTTTGCTCATACTGTACACCTCCTGGTACGGCTTAGAGAGCCAATTAACGGTTCTAATGGCTCATACTGTCTCGTAACGAGAGTAATGCTATCGCAAAAAGAATTGAAACGCAAGATGGCATGAGGCTAAAAGACTAAAAATAAAAAAATTTAAGGATAATTGTTTTACGTGGTTTTTACAAAACAAAAGGGAAAATTTTCTAGGTACTTTGAACTATCTTAACAGTATCACGTATTTGTTAGGAAAAGTCTAAAGTTTTAGTAAAGTGGTAGGAACAGTAGAATGCGCTTACAACGCCGGAAAGCTTGATTCTACAAGGCTTTCGTGACCTCATGCATGACTTTATGCACGGTTGACGGGCCCAATTATTAAGCATATTTTATTATTATTATCGCTAAAGTTGTAGTAGCATACTTAGTGTGATTGTTGAAATATGGAAGAGGGGAAACAAGCATGCATAGATCAAATTTACTAGCGTTTGCTAACCTGTGGCAGCTGTTCATCGATGTAGGGGTGCTGGTAGCTTCGTTTGTCGCTGCTTACGGAGTGACGCAGAGCTTCACATTCTTATACGACTTCGACCGTTATGTGTGGATTCTGATTGTGTTCGTGCCGACCTGGGTGTTCACGATGAATGTGCAGCGCATGTATAACAGCACCACCTTCACGTATCCGGATCGTCTTGTACGCAGCACGTTGTTCGCATCGCTAATCTCTTGTCTGATCCTTACATCACTTATCTTCTTCATCAAGGAAACGTATGTGAGCCGGATGCTCATCGGTACATACGTAGGACTTGCCTCCTTCTTGCTCTTGACCGCACGCTTTGTGTATATCTTCCTCGTGATGAAGCTCAATGCGAAGAGTGGCACCAAGGTCGTTATCGTAGGTACTCCACAGCTGGCCAAGCGCTTCCGCGCCTATATTGCGAAGACGAACGTGAAGATTCATATACTCGGTCACATTCAGATCTATCCCGATAAGAAGCTTAAGAAAAACTATCACCTTGGTTACTTGTCCGAGCTCGAAGACTTGCTTAAGAACAACGTAGTTGACGAAGTGATATTCGCGCTTCCGCGAACGTATGTCAATCGGATTGAGCCGTACATCCTGCAATGTGAAGAAATGGGAATTACGGTGCGTATGATCCTCGATCTATATAATCTGCGCTTCTCCAAGATACACCAGTCGAGCATTGGCACATTCCCGATGCTGACCTTTCACTCCGTGACAATCAACAGGTTTAACTTAATGCTCAAGCGCATCATAGACGTAATCGGTGCGATTGTCGGCTTGTTCCTTACCGCACTTCTGTGTATGGTGATCGTTCCAGCGATTATGCTTGAATCGAAGGGGCCGGCCGTATTTACGCAGAATCGGGTTGGCCTGAACGGACGAACGTTCAAGATCTACAAGTTCCGTTCGATGTATATCGACGCCGAGGAACGGAAGCAGAAGCTCATGGCTCAGAACCAGGTGAATGGCGGCTTCATGTTCAAGATGAAGGATGACCCACGTATTACGAGAGTAGGTAAGTTTTTACGGAAGACCAGTCTTGATGAATTCCCACAGTTCTTGAATGTGCTGCGCGGGGAGATGAGTCTTGTCGGTACACGTCCACCTACGCTGGATGAAGTAAGCAGGTACGAGACGTACCACCGCAGACGACTCAGCTTTAAGCCGGGACTAACCGGGATGTGGCAGGTGAACGGCCGAAGCGACATTACCGACTTCGAAGAGGTAGTTCGCTTAGATACGAGCTACATTGATCAGTGGTCGTTATGGCTGGATGTTAAGATTATATTGAAGACTGTCAAAAGCGTGCTCACACCTCGCAGCGGTGCGATGTAATTGCGGAAAGGAAGGAAGCTAGTCATGTTCTTAAAAAGAAACGAAGATGCACGCAAAAGTAGGCGCAAGCCTAGTAGCTCATTGATAGAGCCGATGAGAATATCGTGTCTGGTGATTAGCGTGATCGGGAGCTCCATGCTGCTCAGCTCTTGCTCCGTATTCGATCTCGAAGCGGCGCCTGCTGCAACAGAGAAGCAAGCCGATGCGAAGAAGACAGCTCCGAAGGTCGTGAAGGAGTTCAAGGTCGTGGAGAAGGGCAGCGTATCGGCGACATTGCTTGCTAACGGACAGATCGTGCCATCGAGAACGGTAAGCATGTACTTTACGAACGTGTCAGGGCCGTTGTCCCAGCTTAACTATAATGTGAATGATCAGGTGAAGAAGGGTGACTTCTTCGCTGAGATATTGCCGACGGAGATCGAGAGCCGTATTGCGCTGCAACAGCTCGTCGTGGAGAAGGGGAAGCTGCGACTGGAGCAACTGGACGATCCTTCTCAGCTGGAGGAGCTGAAGAAGAGTATTGAGCTGGCAGAGCTGGAGCTTGTCTTCCTGAAGGAGCAGCAGACGCTGCAGCCTGAGAAGAATGAAGCTGCTATCCAGAAGGCGCAGTTAGCCATCGAGCAATTCCAGATTCAGATGAATGAGACGAAGCGGTCGAAGGAGCAGTCGAAGGAGCAGCAACAGGCGACGATCGATAAGCTGAACATCCGACTCACTCAGATCGACAACGATATCAAGGCAGCGAAGGCGAATATGGAAGCAGAGCAGCTGAATCATGATAAGCTCGTCGGCGTCTGGTGCAATCAGGAATGCGACAAGCGGATTGTCGAGATCGAGAATCATCAGCTGGTGCTGCAGGTGTACGAGGGCTCTAGGTTCTACATTCCGGAAAGCAACGCAAGATTAATTAAGGATTCGAAGCTGAAGCTGCAGCAGCATAAGCTGAGCATCAGCAATCTGGAGAAGAACAGACTGACAGCTGAGCTGGATCTGGAGCTGGCGTTGAACGCTCAGAAGCAGTCGAATGAAAGCTTCGCTCAAGTCGAGAGCATCCAGAAGTCGATCGATTCAGCGCAGTTGTCTCTAGTCGATATTGGGCGTACGAATGTCGAGCGGGTGGGCAGCCTGCAGCAAGATATTCAGCTGAAGCAAGCAAGGCTCGAGCAGTTGAAGCTACAGCTGGAGACGACTAAGCGCACGCTGGCAGGCACCAAGCGACAAGCCGAGCTGGATCAACAGACAGCTGAGCTGACGCTAGGACAGCTGCAGCAGAACTTGTCCAACAGTAAGCTGTACTCGCCTGCTGACGGTATTGTGTCGTATCTCGATAACAAGTCGGTAACCGATATCGTATCGAGCGGTCAGCTGCTTGCGCGTGTGGCCGACCCGAACAGTCTGGTGTTCCAGATGACGGCGAAGGACGCGAAGTATATGAAGGATTTCAGGACAGGTACCGTAACGGTTGGCACGGTGAAGTATGAAGTCGAACTGTACACACCACAGCCGGGAGATTCACTGGATGCAGGCAGCAATGATACAGGCGCGAACGGCCTCGGGACGATCACGGTTAAGTTCAAGAAGGACTCGCCGGAGCTGAAGTTCGGAGAGATTATTCAGGTGCAGCTTAGCGTGACGAAGGACGATGTGCTGCTCGTATCGAAGACGGATGTGCGCGTAGAGAATGGTAAGATTCTGGTCGACGTGCTGAAGAATGAAGAGACGGTAACCGTTGAGGTTGAACGGGGCATTGAGACTGATACACATGTCGAGGTTGTCGCTGGCTTAAGCCAAGGTGACAAGGTGATTCGAAGATAAAGCTCAAGGAGAGAATATAGAATGGACTTGCAGCGTCTATTGAACGCGATTATGAAGAAAAGCTGGCTGATCGTGCTGTGTGCCATCGTCGGAGGAAGCCTCGCTACATATGTCAGTCTGTTCATGACCAAGCCGATGTATCAGACGAGTACGACATTATATATCTTGAACAGAAGCAGCTCCGTGCTGTCTGGCAACTCGATCAATCTGTCCGATATTGCGCTTAGCCGTCAGCTGATCAGCGACTTCGGTAACATTATTCAGACTCGCAAGGTGCTGGAGCCAGCACTGGCCGAGCTGAACGATCCGGAGCTTACAGTTGGTGCGATCGCAAGCGCAACGTCGGTTCATCTCATGAAGGAATCGAACGTCGTCTCCATTATCGTCACGTGGCCGGAGCCAGAGCAGGCTGCGCGCATTGCGAATGCGGTGAGCCGTTCGTTTACGAGTGAAATCTCGAAGCTGATGGGACAGAATTCGATCGGAACGCTTGATCAAGCCCTCGTGCCCGAGCGTCCGTTGCCTTCGAAGCGCTCTGTGTTGCTGGTCGTCGGGGTGATGGCTGGAGCGATCATCGCAGTTGGTCTGATCTACGTACGCGCCTTGTTCGACAATACGATCTACTCGGCTGCTGATATTGAACGAGGCACTGATCTGAAGGTGATGGGAATTATACCGGAACACAATATTAGTTGAGGAGAATCGTGCGTATGCAGAGTAAGACGTTCAACGTATATAACCAGGAAAGCCAGGCCGTACAAGACGCTTATGCGATGCTGACGGCTAACATTCACCTCAGTGGCAATGAGCGACGGTACAAGACGCTAGCTATGACGAGCTGCAAGCCGAAGGCAGGCAAGACGTCCATCGCGATCAGTCTCGCTATTACGATGGCAGGCTCCGGCTGGAAGGTGCTGCTCGTAGACGGAGACATGCGTAAGCCAAGTGCGGGTAAGCGTCTGGGCGACGACTCCCTGCTAGGGTTATCCGATTATTTGACAGGGCAGTCGCAGCTGGAGGAAGTGCTGTGCAAGACGAATATTCCTAACCTTACCTATATATATAGTGGAGTCAGCGGACACAATCCGATCGGTCTTCTATGCACGGCGCACTTCGAAGAGATGATGCATATCACACGAGAGCAGTACGACTTCGTTATATTCGATACACCAGCATTGTCGACAGTCGTCGATGCCTCCCTGGTCGCATCCAAGGTCGACGCTACGTTACTTGTTGTGGAAATTGGCCGAACCTCGATCGATTCGATCAAGCCGGCAAAGGAGCAGCTGGAGAAGGTCAATGCCAACATTCTCGGTGTGGTACTGAATAAGGTGAAGAAGAACGAGTATCGGAAGCATTTCGGGGCATATGATTATTTTAGGGATAGTGGGAAGTTTGTGAGGAAGAGTCGTTCCCTTTCGGGTGCAAGTAAATAGAAATGGAATAATGCGCAGCAGGTTGATTTTGTCAGGAATGAGGACTTGGCTATGCACAACGCTTTTAATAACAGGAGCATCGGGATTCCTATAAGTATTTTGACGCTCATCGTTTTTTTAACCCCTATGTCCACTCAAGTCACAGGGGTTTCCTTATTGAAATTGATTGAGGATGGCGCGTATTTTTTAATGTTTCTTTACTCCGCTTATACGCTGAAAAGAAACAATGATATCATTCATATTCCGAAGACGGTTATGCTCCTGCTGTTTTTCCTGCTTGGCTATGCCGTTCTAGGATATTATTACAGCGGTATTGGTGTCGTGATCTTGCAGTTTAGAGAGTTCAAATATTTATTACTACTCGTAATTTTAATCCCGTTTACGAAGCGTGAAGACTTTAAGTACGTATGGCCCATTCTTAACGTAGTCGCTATCGTGTGTATTCCTGTTTCCATTGTACAGTGGTTTATATTTCAATCCTCTGGTGATTTCATTACGGGTATTATGGGAGAGCGTCAGAGCGGGACCATGTCACTGTTCCTCATGATCGTCTTTTTCTCGGAATTTACGAGAAGATTGGTTGGAGGTCAACGGGTACTCGGACTGTACTTTTTGTATTTGGTTCCGACTGCTCTTAATGAATCTAAGATTACGCTGTTTTTGCTTCCTGTATTGATTGTCCTATCGCTGATCATGAGTAAAAAATTTAAGTTGAAGTATATGCTTGTCGTAGGGATTTTCTTGGCCTTGTTTTTCACCGGTTACTCGATGATGTTTGATGCTACCGGTTATAAGAAGGGCTTCGACGAAATGTTCTCTTACGAGGGGCTTAAGGAATATATGCTCGAGGACGGCGAAGGATGGGGGAAGGATGCAGGGCGATTGACTAAGCTACTGATGGCCTTCGATCTTATTGAAGATAGTCCGTATTTCGGATACGGTCTAGGCGCTTCGTATGGAGGGGCAACCTCTGGCTTAGCCGGCTACATATTCGCTACTAATAATAGCGGTGTGAAGCTAGGTGGGACGAGACAACAGGTCGTACTCAGTCTTATTGACACAGGCATCATAGGTGCAAGCTTTGCTGTGCTGCTGCTTCTTGTTGTTTTCATGAAGGTCGTTGCCGTTCGTAAGATGTCTCTAGAGAAGATCATTGCCGTGCACACTTCTTTTATTATTTTGATTACATTTTTATATCAGCAAATCTTTTATTCCTACCAGCTAATGTTCATGTTGATCATGTTTACGGTTCTATGCTTGAGGACTAAGGAGCATGAACGTTCAGGCTCTAATGCCACCCTAATTCGAACCGGTTCTCATTCCTATCGGGAATCTATGTAATAGGAGCTGACAAGATGGTCCCAGCGGTATCGGTAATTGTACCCGTATATAACGTCGAGAAGTATTTGTCCCGCTGTGCGGAGTCTCTCATGAATCAAACTCTGCGGAATATTGAAATTATTATGGTGAACGATGGTTCCACGGATCAGAGCGGTCAGCTTGCGGATCAGTATGCGGAGATGGATTCGCGTATTAAGGTAGTTCATAAGTTGAACGGTGGTCTGTCTAGTGCCCGTAATGCCGGGTTGGAAGCTGCTACAGGAGAGTATGTTGGCTTTGTGGATTCAGACGACTGGGTAGAACTGAATATGTATGAGCATCTCTATCAA
Above is a genomic segment from Paenibacillus sp. YYML68 containing:
- a CDS encoding sugar transferase; its protein translation is MHRSNLLAFANLWQLFIDVGVLVASFVAAYGVTQSFTFLYDFDRYVWILIVFVPTWVFTMNVQRMYNSTTFTYPDRLVRSTLFASLISCLILTSLIFFIKETYVSRMLIGTYVGLASFLLLTARFVYIFLVMKLNAKSGTKVVIVGTPQLAKRFRAYIAKTNVKIHILGHIQIYPDKKLKKNYHLGYLSELEDLLKNNVVDEVIFALPRTYVNRIEPYILQCEEMGITVRMILDLYNLRFSKIHQSSIGTFPMLTFHSVTINRFNLMLKRIIDVIGAIVGLFLTALLCMVIVPAIMLESKGPAVFTQNRVGLNGRTFKIYKFRSMYIDAEERKQKLMAQNQVNGGFMFKMKDDPRITRVGKFLRKTSLDEFPQFLNVLRGEMSLVGTRPPTLDEVSRYETYHRRRLSFKPGLTGMWQVNGRSDITDFEEVVRLDTSYIDQWSLWLDVKIILKTVKSVLTPRSGAM
- a CDS encoding YveK family protein, coding for MDLQRLLNAIMKKSWLIVLCAIVGGSLATYVSLFMTKPMYQTSTTLYILNRSSSVLSGNSINLSDIALSRQLISDFGNIIQTRKVLEPALAELNDPELTVGAIASATSVHLMKESNVVSIIVTWPEPEQAARIANAVSRSFTSEISKLMGQNSIGTLDQALVPERPLPSKRSVLLVVGVMAGAIIAVGLIYVRALFDNTIYSAADIERGTDLKVMGIIPEHNIS
- a CDS encoding CpsD/CapB family tyrosine-protein kinase, whose protein sequence is MQSKTFNVYNQESQAVQDAYAMLTANIHLSGNERRYKTLAMTSCKPKAGKTSIAISLAITMAGSGWKVLLVDGDMRKPSAGKRLGDDSLLGLSDYLTGQSQLEEVLCKTNIPNLTYIYSGVSGHNPIGLLCTAHFEEMMHITREQYDFVIFDTPALSTVVDASLVASKVDATLLVVEIGRTSIDSIKPAKEQLEKVNANILGVVLNKVKKNEYRKHFGAYDYFRDSGKFVRKSRSLSGASK
- a CDS encoding O-antigen ligase family protein, with the translated sequence MHNAFNNRSIGIPISILTLIVFLTPMSTQVTGVSLLKLIEDGAYFLMFLYSAYTLKRNNDIIHIPKTVMLLLFFLLGYAVLGYYYSGIGVVILQFREFKYLLLLVILIPFTKREDFKYVWPILNVVAIVCIPVSIVQWFIFQSSGDFITGIMGERQSGTMSLFLMIVFFSEFTRRLVGGQRVLGLYFLYLVPTALNESKITLFLLPVLIVLSLIMSKKFKLKYMLVVGIFLALFFTGYSMMFDATGYKKGFDEMFSYEGLKEYMLEDGEGWGKDAGRLTKLLMAFDLIEDSPYFGYGLGASYGGATSGLAGYIFATNNSGVKLGGTRQQVVLSLIDTGIIGASFAVLLLLVVFMKVVAVRKMSLEKIIAVHTSFIILITFLYQQIFYSYQLMFMLIMFTVLCLRTKEHERSGSNATLIRTGSHSYRESM